The region AACTGGGCGAAACTCATCCCGGCGACGTTCTCAATCAGCTCAACGATCTGTTCCATAACTCATTTGAGCAACGCGAAGGTGCCGAAATATTCGATGGAATGGACTTGGCGCTTTGCAACTATAATCCCAAAACCAAAGAAATAAAGTTTGCCGGAGCAAATATTTACCTACATATTCTGCGAAAATCGTCGGCACCCGCACCATCATCAGTAATTCTTCATACTGCATCAAATTACACCCTGTATCAAATTAAGTGTGATAAACAATCCATTGGATACGTACTAGATCGCACGCCATTCTCAACGCATAGCGTTCAGCTAATGGAGGGTGATTCGCTTTACATCTTTACCGATGGTTTTACCGATCAATTCGGAGGTCCTAATGGTAAAAAATTTCGCTATACAGAACTCCGCAGCTTACTGTGCAGCATTGCAGACCTTCCAATGACAAAACAAAAGGACAGGCTTATAGAATCGTTTACCCAATGGAAAGGAAATAATATTCAGGTTGATGATGTTACTTTCCTAGGCATTAGGATTCCATAGAAAAACTCTGGCAATAATTACAACTGCCAGGGTTTCTCTCAATATAATAATAGGCTTATTTGCAGTACAAATCAATCACCTGATTCAACCCGCGCTCGCAAACCTTGCAGAATTTTAAAGACTTTGAAAACATAATGCAATCGACCTGCGGACGATACATGCCATTGCTCAAATAGTTTGCCCCTTCAAAAGCACCAACCTTACCAGCTGCAGGATCGTTCACAAGAACCAATGACTTATTCGAATCCTTCTTCTCATACTCATCTTTGCTCCATGGCGTTGGGATAGGTGTTCCGTCGGCAACCAAATCTTTCCATTTTAAACTATCGGGGTTAAGCAAAGCAGTTACATTAAACTCCCAAGGCTCAACGCTTGTATTTACAGGATCGTAAGCAACGTGACTTTGGTAGTACTCATCGGCTAAGCCGGCAATATGGTGACCCATTTCGTGCACAAAAACATAATCGTTGTAATCCGATCGGGCTGCTGCTGTAATATAAAGGTTGTAGATTCCACCACCACCATACTTGGTTGAATTAAGAAGAATTACTACAAAGTCGTATGGCGCAGCAGCGGCATAGTTCTTTACAGCCCAATCGTTATTGGACAAAACATATCGGTCTACTCCAAAAGTATTATAGGTTGTTTCGAGAGGATTTTTAGGAAAATAATCCTTCTGGGGCAATGTAATTCCACTCTTTTCCGAAACAACCTCAACAGCCCAAACATTAAAATCGTTCTTACGAGACTTATAGGGATCTACAGCAAAGAAATACTCCACAAACTTATTGGCATCTTCGCGGAATAGATCCATTTCTTCGGCAGTATAACCATCGCCAAGAATTACGATATCAACCTTAGATTTCACATCACCATTATTCAATAACTTATCAACCTTCAAATTAAGTGTTGATGAATTGTCCTTGTTTTCAATATATGCAGCAGGATCAATATTAATGTTCCAGATTGGTTGTAGAATATTTTTGGCATCGCGTTTCTTTAAAACAACATTAACGGCAGATTTTGGCCAAGGAATCCTTACTGTTTCGTTAAATGGTAACGTCTTCTCCTTAGCCTCGGCAGTGGTTTGCCATTCGCCAAACACACTGCAAAAACCCTGAGAAAAGATTAATTTATTCGATGCTTTATCGTAAACCTCGTAGAAGTACAGCCCTAGCTGCCAAGGATCTATCATCTGAAAAGTTTTGCCAGCCCATATTCCCTCTGGGTAAATCTTGGCCAATTCAAATTTTTCGCCCTTAACATCGCCAGTATGGATATAATCCACACGCATGGTTTTGTCGATAAAATACTTGTCAAAGATCGATCTATCCGGACTGCTTTGTCCGAAACTAACTTTGATAAGAATACTAAATCCTACCAAAACAACTAGGAAATTTAATCTTTTCATGGTTATACTATTCGTAAATAGATATTATTGGCTAGCCAATGTGTACGCGCTGCCTCATTGTTTGGATAGTGGTGCCAGCGTTTAGTTTAATCTCCCCCATCAAATCAACCGTTAAACAGCTATGAATTGGCAATACAGCAATTAAATCGCCTACACTAAACGGGAAATCATCGGTGAATGCAATAACTCCATGCTCCTGACTTAACGATTTAATGTAAATTCCCTCAATTGGATTGCCCCAATGCCCGTCATTAAGACTACAAATTGAGCCATACGAAACCTCCCCGCCGGTCAACTTAAGGCCTTCCTTTGATAAATGAATTGCTCCGCAATGAATTATGGCCTCTTTCCTACTTTTATTGATATCGACAATGGGGCAAACCATTGCCACTGCAATATCGTTGGCATTGCATGCTCCTATTTGGCTTTGCATAACATCGTAAAACACAAAGTTACCCGGACGAATCTCGTCAACGCCCCAAAACTCATCGGCAATAGAGCACGAAGGAGTATCGCCATACGAAACAATAATATCGGGATGCGATTCTTTCCAGAACGCTTTTAGCTTGGTTAACTTGCTTAACGAATCGCGGTGAATTTTAAGAATCTCATCGGTACCGCTAGCCTGGTATGTATGCCCTGCGTGCGATAGGAAACCCTTAAACGTCAGATTGGGATTCTCCTGGATCTGATTTACCATCAGGGCTATTTCGCGAGTGTTTTCGGGATCTACACCAGAACGCCCATGTCCAACGTCAACCTCTATAAAAACTCCAACGTTCCCGGTTATTGCCTTTACTGATCTCAAAAGATTTGGTGCCGATGAAAATAGAATATTCAACGAAACCACACTGGCCAACCTATTAATAGAATCCACCTCAAAAGGATTAATAGGGAACGCAATGGTTATATCGTTCCAATTTCCTTTTGCAAAATACTCGGCCATTTGCACCGATGATACGGTTATACTACCAATACCCTCGTCACGGAACCATTCACCAACTGCAATGCTCTGGTGGGTTTTAAAATGTGGACGTAAACCTAAATTATGCTGGTTAGCCTTAAGAACCATTCGCCTAATGTTCCTGCGGCAAATCTCCTCATCAAGAAGTAAGTAAGGAAAACTATGCATTCGGGTTAATTTCGTAACGTTTTCCAAGCTTTATTTGAGGAATAAGCACTAATGATACACGCCGTAGCATGTACACTTTTATATCGGTTGGTGTAACTTCAATAAACGGCTTATCGAAATTCAAGCAAAGAAAACGAGCAATGAATCGAGAGCGTTCAAAAATAATCTTTCCATCCTTCTGATCGATTATTTTATAAGCTTCCTTAAAGAAAAACTCTTTCAAACGTTCCTGATTAACATTGGAGGTTGGAGTAATTGTAAGCAGCACTTTTTTGTACGAAAATGCTGTGGTAATTGCAATTATCATCGGTAAAATAACAGTTATTGGCACTAGAATAACATAGTATTTTGAGTAGTTGTACCACGTTAATTTGCCACCAATTAGTTGAATAACTGCAAGGAATATTGCCATCATTATTAAAGTAAAGATAAAGTGTAGAATAAAAATTTCTACCTGTCCTTTGCTTTTCGCATTTTGAGTATGAACTGTTAGTGCCATGGTTCAATTATTTAGGGTATAATGTTATTATTTTCTAACTGTAGAACTCTAAAAATACACTATTGTTCGAATGTATTAATAGTCTTTCAAATTTACATCTATTTACTATTATTGCAAGCGAAGCCTGAATAGTTATTTTTGAATTAATTAAAAATTGCCACACCGGTTTCGCCGGTTGATTTAGCATAAGCTCGAAACATACCTGTAGTATTCATGGTTAGGCAAACTTCACCATCCTTGTCTACTGCAATTACTCCACCATCGCCTCCAGCCTTTACTAACTTATCATTCACCACAAGGTTGGCAGCATCGCTTAAACTTAAACCCTTATACTCCATCAATGCAGAAATATCGTGAGCAACAGTATACCGAATGAAATACTCGCCATGGCCGGTGGCCGATACTGCACATGAAGCATTATTGGCATAAGTTCCAGCACCAATTATTGGCGAATCGCCAACCCGATTGTATCGCTTATTGATCATACCGCCAGTAGAGGTTCCAGCCGCAAGGTTTCCATGTATATCCAACGCAACACAGCCAACGGTTCCCATCTTCTCCTTGCTAAGCACTTTCTGTAAATCGTCCCAGCGCGATTGGGTAAAAAAGTAGCTACTATCCACCATCTCAACGCCCTGGCTC is a window of Tenuifilaceae bacterium CYCD DNA encoding:
- the ansA gene encoding isoaspartyl peptidase/L-asparaginase; translation: MKPLRIVLLFATIFVNSSLYAQKWSIALHGGAGNMSKEKFTREQIDTYEKELNNALEIGKNILANGGTSLDAVEQVIRYLEDCPLFNAGKGAVFTHDGKNELDASIMDGSNLAAGAVAGVGDIKNPISTARLVMEKSEHVMMVGKGASDFARSQGVEMVDSSYFFTQSRWDDLQKVLSKEKMGTVGCVALDIHGNLAAGTSTGGMINKRYNRVGDSPIIGAGTYANNASCAVSATGHGEYFIRYTVAHDISALMEYKGLSLSDAANLVVNDKLVKAGGDGGVIAVDKDGEVCLTMNTTGMFRAYAKSTGETGVAIFN
- a CDS encoding metal-activated pyridoxal enzyme, with amino-acid sequence MVLKANQHNLGLRPHFKTHQSIAVGEWFRDEGIGSITVSSVQMAEYFAKGNWNDITIAFPINPFEVDSINRLASVVSLNILFSSAPNLLRSVKAITGNVGVFIEVDVGHGRSGVDPENTREIALMVNQIQENPNLTFKGFLSHAGHTYQASGTDEILKIHRDSLSKLTKLKAFWKESHPDIIVSYGDTPSCSIADEFWGVDEIRPGNFVFYDVMQSQIGACNANDIAVAMVCPIVDINKSRKEAIIHCGAIHLSKEGLKLTGGEVSYGSICSLNDGHWGNPIEGIYIKSLSQEHGVIAFTDDFPFSVGDLIAVLPIHSCLTVDLMGEIKLNAGTTIQTMRQRVHIG